Proteins co-encoded in one Setaria viridis chromosome 9, Setaria_viridis_v4.0, whole genome shotgun sequence genomic window:
- the LOC117835232 gene encoding F-box protein At4g35930: MGSGSVTLKQKKRVKNAKNKYLKPGALAQIRYSRSTSRDIGKKRILLNAKDELEISPQAGIIIESTTPILSPARLNFEPFGSNKGQILPRTPRTPVAAEFDGDSRLESLPLDLLIKIMCCLHHDQLKAVFHVSKRIRKAVELARQYHFNYTTPDRSRQELLLNKTPLPTEHWPFLRIDGKDVRVSTPRTPRAPKHAARLSRLKLVDVKPITAVLFQESSTFPSKRLRRSVPPGLPRPVSKTAPSPRVLRYEEELCEAVAQNKLL, encoded by the exons ATGGGGTCTGGGTCAGTGACTCTGAAGCAAAAGAAACGAGTGAAAAATGCAAAGAACAAGTACTTGAAACCTGGTGCCCTGGCTCAGATTCGTTATAGTAGGAGTACCAGCAGGGACATAGGGAAAAAAAGGATTCTGTTGAATGCAAAAGATGAGCTGGAGATATCACCACAGGCTGGGATTATCATAGAAAGTACTACACCAATTTTGTCCCCCGCAAGACTCAATTTTGAGCCATTTGGTAGCAATAAGGGGCAGATATTGCCAAGGACTCCGAGGACTCCTGTTGCAGCTGAGTTTGATGGTGATTCAAGACTTGAATCGCTTCCACTTGATTTGCTG ATCAAGATCATGTGTTGCTTGCACCATGACCAATTGAAGGCTGTTTTCCATGTTTCCAAAAGGATTCGAAAAGCA GTTGAACTGGCCAGGCAGTACCATTTCAACTATACTACACCAGATCGAAGCAGACAGGAGTTACTCCTGAACAAGACTCCTCTTCCAACAGAGCATTGGCCTTTCTTGAG AATCGATGGCAAAGATGTGCGTGTTTCCACCCCAAGGACACCTCGGGCCCCAAAACATGCTGCTCGCCTATCACGCCTCAAGCTGGTTGATGTGAAGCCGATCACAGCTGTTCTtttccaggagtcttctactttTCCTTCAAAGCGTCTCCGACGTTCAGTGCCACCAGGACTGCCAAGGCCTGTATCCAAAACTGCACCCTCACCTAGAGTTTTACGATACGAGGAGGAGCTTTGCGAAGCAGTGGCACAGAATAAGCTTCTTTGA